One Amaranthus tricolor cultivar Red isolate AtriRed21 chromosome 1, ASM2621246v1, whole genome shotgun sequence DNA window includes the following coding sequences:
- the LOC130798716 gene encoding SKP1-like protein 1A: MASSGKKITLKSSDGETFEVEESVALESQTIKHMIEDDCADTAIPLPNVTGKILAKVIEYCKKHVEAAASKSSAEDRSSSTSDDELKTWDADFVKVDQNTLFDLILAANYLNIKSLLDLTCQTVADMIKGKTPEEIRKTFNIKNDFTPEEEEEVRRENQWAFE; this comes from the exons ATGGCTTCTTCTGGCAAGAAAATAACCCTAAAATCCTCCGATGGCGAAACTTTCGAAGTTGAAGAATCCGTTGCTTTAGAATCTCAAACAATCAAACACATGATTGAGGATGATTGTGCCGACACTGCTATTCCTCTCCCGAATGTGACCGGAAAGATCCTCGCCAAGGTTATTGAGTACTGTAAGAAGCATGTCGAAGCTGCTGCTTCCAAATCCTCTGCTGAAGATCGATCTTCATCGACTTCTGATGATGAACTCAAGACTTGGGATGCTGACTTTGTTAAAGTTGACCAAAATACCCTCTTTGATCTCATATTG GCTGCTAACTACCTCAACATCAAAAGTTTGCTGGACTTGACTTGCCAAACTGTTGCTGACATGATCAAAGGAAAGACCCCAGAGGAAATCAGAAAAACTTTCAACATCAAGAACGACTTCACTCCCGAGGAGGAAGAGGAGGTTAGGCGTGAGAACCAGTGGGCTTTTGAATGA